One segment of Castanea sativa cultivar Marrone di Chiusa Pesio chromosome 3, ASM4071231v1 DNA contains the following:
- the LOC142628284 gene encoding phosphate transporter PHO1 homolog 3-like isoform X3 translates to MKFGKEFTAQMVPEWQEAYMDYNQLKSLLKEIQRFKQRTKPPATPAGLKRKLALYRAFSGLTQRYNSPTSPSSASDEIESQAILVNSVNHGGSQSYQTTFLMSSDEGGEYELVYFRRLDDQFNKVNKFYKAKVEEVMKEAAMLNKQMDALIAFRIKVENPQGWFDRSVEMTRLASDVAASAAAVAASTPKGARARRVPMSMDVIEEGPCSHGPSSDESSDDKENEIVNQVVHEQRLKNMKGTRPAPLEILSHVKMNNTQETPRSTIKGLLNPPQTELNFTRKNLRKVEDQLRRAFVEFYQKLRLLKNYSFLNILAFSKIMKKYDKITSRNASKSYMKMVDNSSLGNSDEITKLMERVETTFIKHFSNSNRTKGMKILRPKAMRERHWTTFSTGFFAGCTVALILALILIVRARKFMGKPEATQYMNTMFPLYSLFGFIVLHLIMFSANIFFWRLYRVNYPFIFGFKQGTELRYREVFLLSFGLAVLALASVLLNLDMEMDPKTKNYGTYSEFLPLTLVFLVFIILFCPLNIIYRSNRFFFLTCLFHCICAPLYKVTLPDFFLADQFTSQVQALRSFEFYICYYGWGYFQHRENRRLFEEKDPMQGYNGIKYFLTIVAIILRTAYSLNKGMGWKTLAEIFSAIAAIVATYWDLVIDWGLLQRRSKNRWLRDKLLVPHKSVYFGAMVLNVLLRFAWMQTVLGFQVSFLNKNSLIAIVASLEIIRRGIWNFFRLENEHLNNVGRYRAFKSVPLPFNYDDNEDKDE, encoded by the exons ATGAAATTTGGGAAGGAATTCACAGCACAAATGGTGCCTGAATGGCAAGAAGCATACATGGATTACAATCAACTTAAATCCCTTTTGAAAGAAATCCAACGCTTCAAGCAAAGAACCAAGCCACCAGCAACCCCAGCTGGCCTTAAACGAAAGCTCGCACTTTATAGAGCTTTTAGTGGCTTAACACAAAGATACAACAGCCCCACAAGCCCATCATCCGCTTCTGATGAAATTGAAAGCCAAGCCATTCTTGTCAATTCTGTGAACCATGGTGGCTCACAAAGTTATCAAACTACGTTTCTCATGTCCTCCGATGAAGGTGGTGAATATGAATTGGTTTACTTTAGGAGACTTGACGATCAATTCAATAAAGTGAACAAGTTTTACAAGGCTAAAGTGGAGGAGGTGATGAAGGAAGCAGCTATGTTGAACAAACAAATGGATGCTTTGATTGCTTTTAGGATCAAAGTGGAGAATCCTCAAGGGTGGTTTGATAGGTCTGTGGAGATGACTCGTCTTGCTTCTGATGTTGCTGCTTCAGCAGCTGCAGTGGCTGCATCTACACCAAAAGGAGCCAGAGCAA GAAGAGTTCCCATGTCCATGGATGTGATTGAAGAGGGTCCGTGTAGCCATGGACCATCATCAGATGAATCAAGTGATGACAAAGAGAATGAAATTGTCAACCAAGTGGTTCATGAACAGAGGCTAAAGAACATGAAGGGAACTAGACCAGCTCCTCTTGAAATACTTAGTCATGTGAAAATGAACAACACTCAAGAGACTCCTCGTTCAACCATTAAGGGCTTACTCAACCCTCCGCAGACTGAGCTGAATTTTACAAGGAAAAATTTGAGGAAAGTTGAAGATCAACTTAGGCGAGcttttgttgaattttatcaaAAGCTTAGGCTTCTAAAGAACTATAG CTTCTTGAATATTCTGGCATTTTCAAAGATCATGAAGAAATATGATAAG ATCACTTCAAGGAATGCATCAAAATCTTACATGAAAATGGTGGATAACTCCTCCCTTGGCAACTCTGATGAG ATTACCAAACTTATGGAAAGGGTTGAAACTACATTCATCAAACATTTCTCTAATTCTAACCGCACCAAAGGCATGAAAATCTTAAGACCCAAGGCAATGAGGGAAAGACATTGGACAACATTTTCCACTG GTTTTTTTGCTGGCTGCACAGTAGCTCTGATTTTAGCCCTTATTTTAATTGTCCGTGCCCGCAAATTTATGGGTAAGCCAGAGGCAACACAGTACATGAACACCATGTTTCCTCTTTACAG CTTGTTTGGCTTTATAGTTCTGCACTTGATTATGTTTTCTGCCAATATATTCTTCTGGAGGCTATACCGGGTCAATTATCCCTTCATATTTGGATTCAAGCAAGGAACCGAGTTGAGGTATCGAGAAGTTTTCCTCCTCAGTTTTGGTCTTGCAGTGTTAGCACTAGCCAGTGTGCTCTTAAACCTTGACATGGAGATggatccaaaaacaaaaaattatggaacATACTCCGAATTTCTGCCTCTGACCTTGGTTTTT CTTGTGTTCATCATATTATTCTGCCCATTAAACATCATTTATCGCTCAAATCGTTTCTTCTTCCTTACATGTCTCTTTCACTGTATCTGTGCTCCTTTGTACAAG GTGACACTCCCAGATTTCTTCTTGGCAGATCAGTTCACTAGCCAG GTGCAAGCCTTGAGAAGTTTTGAGTTCTACATTTGCTACTATGGTTGGGGCTACTTCCAGCATAGAGAAAACAG GCGCCTGTTTGAAGAGAAAGATCCTATGCAAGGATATAATGGCATTAAGTATTTTCTGACTATTGTGGCTATTATCTTGAGGACTGCTTATAGTCTTAACAAGGGAATGGGTTGGAAAACATTAGCCGAGATTTTCTCAGCCATTGCAGCAATTGTTGCTACATACTGGGACCTTGTTATAGATTGGGGGCTTCTTCAACGTCGATCTAAGAACCGCTGGTTAAGAGACAAGCTCTTAGTCCCTCACAAAAGTGTATATTTTGGAGCAATg GTGTTGAATGTGTTGCTGAGGTTTGCATGGATGCAGACTGTATTGGGTTTCCAAGTGtctttcttaaataaaaattccttaaTAGCCATTGTAGCTAGCCTAGAGATCATTCGCCGTGGCATATGGAATTTCTTCAG ATTGGAGAATGAACATTTGAACAATGTTGGCAGGTACCGAGCTTTCAAGTCTGTGCCACTACCCTTCAACTATGATGATAATGAAGATAAAGATGAATAG
- the LOC142628284 gene encoding phosphate transporter PHO1 homolog 3-like isoform X1 produces MKFGKEFTAQMVPEWQEAYMDYNQLKSLLKEIQRFKQRTKPPATPAGLKRKLALYRAFSGLTQRYNSPTSPSSASDEIESQAILVNSVNHGGSQSYQTTFLMSSDEGGEYELVYFRRLDDQFNKVNKFYKAKVEEVMKEAAMLNKQMDALIAFRIKVENPQGWFDRSVEMTRLASDVAASAAAVAASTPKGARARRVPMSMDVIEEGPCSHGPSSDESSDDKENEIVNQVVHEQRLKNMKGTRPAPLEILSHVKMNNTQETPRSTIKGLLNPPQTELNFTRKNLRKVEDQLRRAFVEFYQKLRLLKNYSFLNILAFSKIMKKYDKITSRNASKSYMKMVDNSSLGNSDEITKLMERVETTFIKHFSNSNRTKGMKILRPKAMRERHWTTFSTGFFAGCTVALILALILIVRARKFMGKPEATQYMNTMFPLYSLFGFIVLHLIMFSANIFFWRLYRVNYPFIFGFKQGTELRYREVFLLSFGLAVLALASVLLNLDMEMDPKTKNYGTYSEFLPLTLVFLVFIILFCPLNIIYRSNRFFFLTCLFHCICAPLYKVTLPDFFLADQFTSQVQALRSFEFYICYYGWGYFQHRENRCEESEVYNTFLFIVAVIPYWSRILQCLRRLFEEKDPMQGYNGIKYFLTIVAIILRTAYSLNKGMGWKTLAEIFSAIAAIVATYWDLVIDWGLLQRRSKNRWLRDKLLVPHKSVYFGAMVLNVLLRFAWMQTVLGFQVSFLNKNSLIAIVASLEIIRRGIWNFFRLENEHLNNVGRYRAFKSVPLPFNYDDNEDKDE; encoded by the exons ATGAAATTTGGGAAGGAATTCACAGCACAAATGGTGCCTGAATGGCAAGAAGCATACATGGATTACAATCAACTTAAATCCCTTTTGAAAGAAATCCAACGCTTCAAGCAAAGAACCAAGCCACCAGCAACCCCAGCTGGCCTTAAACGAAAGCTCGCACTTTATAGAGCTTTTAGTGGCTTAACACAAAGATACAACAGCCCCACAAGCCCATCATCCGCTTCTGATGAAATTGAAAGCCAAGCCATTCTTGTCAATTCTGTGAACCATGGTGGCTCACAAAGTTATCAAACTACGTTTCTCATGTCCTCCGATGAAGGTGGTGAATATGAATTGGTTTACTTTAGGAGACTTGACGATCAATTCAATAAAGTGAACAAGTTTTACAAGGCTAAAGTGGAGGAGGTGATGAAGGAAGCAGCTATGTTGAACAAACAAATGGATGCTTTGATTGCTTTTAGGATCAAAGTGGAGAATCCTCAAGGGTGGTTTGATAGGTCTGTGGAGATGACTCGTCTTGCTTCTGATGTTGCTGCTTCAGCAGCTGCAGTGGCTGCATCTACACCAAAAGGAGCCAGAGCAA GAAGAGTTCCCATGTCCATGGATGTGATTGAAGAGGGTCCGTGTAGCCATGGACCATCATCAGATGAATCAAGTGATGACAAAGAGAATGAAATTGTCAACCAAGTGGTTCATGAACAGAGGCTAAAGAACATGAAGGGAACTAGACCAGCTCCTCTTGAAATACTTAGTCATGTGAAAATGAACAACACTCAAGAGACTCCTCGTTCAACCATTAAGGGCTTACTCAACCCTCCGCAGACTGAGCTGAATTTTACAAGGAAAAATTTGAGGAAAGTTGAAGATCAACTTAGGCGAGcttttgttgaattttatcaaAAGCTTAGGCTTCTAAAGAACTATAG CTTCTTGAATATTCTGGCATTTTCAAAGATCATGAAGAAATATGATAAG ATCACTTCAAGGAATGCATCAAAATCTTACATGAAAATGGTGGATAACTCCTCCCTTGGCAACTCTGATGAG ATTACCAAACTTATGGAAAGGGTTGAAACTACATTCATCAAACATTTCTCTAATTCTAACCGCACCAAAGGCATGAAAATCTTAAGACCCAAGGCAATGAGGGAAAGACATTGGACAACATTTTCCACTG GTTTTTTTGCTGGCTGCACAGTAGCTCTGATTTTAGCCCTTATTTTAATTGTCCGTGCCCGCAAATTTATGGGTAAGCCAGAGGCAACACAGTACATGAACACCATGTTTCCTCTTTACAG CTTGTTTGGCTTTATAGTTCTGCACTTGATTATGTTTTCTGCCAATATATTCTTCTGGAGGCTATACCGGGTCAATTATCCCTTCATATTTGGATTCAAGCAAGGAACCGAGTTGAGGTATCGAGAAGTTTTCCTCCTCAGTTTTGGTCTTGCAGTGTTAGCACTAGCCAGTGTGCTCTTAAACCTTGACATGGAGATggatccaaaaacaaaaaattatggaacATACTCCGAATTTCTGCCTCTGACCTTGGTTTTT CTTGTGTTCATCATATTATTCTGCCCATTAAACATCATTTATCGCTCAAATCGTTTCTTCTTCCTTACATGTCTCTTTCACTGTATCTGTGCTCCTTTGTACAAG GTGACACTCCCAGATTTCTTCTTGGCAGATCAGTTCACTAGCCAG GTGCAAGCCTTGAGAAGTTTTGAGTTCTACATTTGCTACTATGGTTGGGGCTACTTCCAGCATAGAGAAAACAGGTGTGAAGAAAGCGAAGTATACAATACTTTCCTTTTCATTGTTGCAGTAATACCATACTGGTCTCGAATCCTTCAG TGTCTCAGGCGCCTGTTTGAAGAGAAAGATCCTATGCAAGGATATAATGGCATTAAGTATTTTCTGACTATTGTGGCTATTATCTTGAGGACTGCTTATAGTCTTAACAAGGGAATGGGTTGGAAAACATTAGCCGAGATTTTCTCAGCCATTGCAGCAATTGTTGCTACATACTGGGACCTTGTTATAGATTGGGGGCTTCTTCAACGTCGATCTAAGAACCGCTGGTTAAGAGACAAGCTCTTAGTCCCTCACAAAAGTGTATATTTTGGAGCAATg GTGTTGAATGTGTTGCTGAGGTTTGCATGGATGCAGACTGTATTGGGTTTCCAAGTGtctttcttaaataaaaattccttaaTAGCCATTGTAGCTAGCCTAGAGATCATTCGCCGTGGCATATGGAATTTCTTCAG ATTGGAGAATGAACATTTGAACAATGTTGGCAGGTACCGAGCTTTCAAGTCTGTGCCACTACCCTTCAACTATGATGATAATGAAGATAAAGATGAATAG
- the LOC142628284 gene encoding phosphate transporter PHO1 homolog 3-like isoform X2 — translation MKFGKEFTAQMVPEWQEAYMDYNQLKSLLKEIQRFKQRTKPPATPAGLKRKLALYRAFSGLTQRYNSPTSPSSASDEIESQAILVNSVNHGGSQSYQTTFLMSSDEGGEYELVYFRRLDDQFNKVNKFYKAKVEEVMKEAAMLNKQMDALIAFRIKVENPQGWFDRSVEMTRLASDVAASAAAVAASTPKGARARRVPMSMDVIEEGPCSHGPSSDESSDDKENEIVNQVVHEQRLKNMKGTRPAPLEILSHVKMNNTQETPRSTIKGLLNPPQTELNFTRKNLRKVEDQLRRAFVEFYQKLRLLKNYSFLNILAFSKIMKKYDKITSRNASKSYMKMVDNSSLGNSDEITKLMERVETTFIKHFSNSNRTKGMKILRPKAMRERHWTTFSTGFFAGCTVALILALILIVRARKFMGKPEATQYMNTMFPLYSLFGFIVLHLIMFSANIFFWRLYRVNYPFIFGFKQGTELRYREVFLLSFGLAVLALASVLLNLDMEMDPKTKNYGTYSEFLPLTLVFLVFIILFCPLNIIYRSNRFFFLTCLFHCICAPLYKVTLPDFFLADQFTSQVQALRSFEFYICYYGWGYFQHRENRCEESEVYNTFLFIVAVIPYWSRILQCLRRLFEEKDPMQGYNGIKYFLTIVAIILRTAYSLNKGMGWKTLAEIFSAIAAIVATYWDLVIDWGLLQRRSKNRWLRDKLLVPHKSVYFGAMVLNVLLRFAWMQTVLGFQVSFLNKNSLIAIVASLEIIRRGIWNFFRLENEHLNNVGKYRAFKSVPLPFNYDEDEDKDE, via the exons ATGAAATTTGGGAAGGAATTCACAGCACAAATGGTGCCTGAATGGCAAGAAGCATACATGGATTACAATCAACTTAAATCCCTTTTGAAAGAAATCCAACGCTTCAAGCAAAGAACCAAGCCACCAGCAACCCCAGCTGGCCTTAAACGAAAGCTCGCACTTTATAGAGCTTTTAGTGGCTTAACACAAAGATACAACAGCCCCACAAGCCCATCATCCGCTTCTGATGAAATTGAAAGCCAAGCCATTCTTGTCAATTCTGTGAACCATGGTGGCTCACAAAGTTATCAAACTACGTTTCTCATGTCCTCCGATGAAGGTGGTGAATATGAATTGGTTTACTTTAGGAGACTTGACGATCAATTCAATAAAGTGAACAAGTTTTACAAGGCTAAAGTGGAGGAGGTGATGAAGGAAGCAGCTATGTTGAACAAACAAATGGATGCTTTGATTGCTTTTAGGATCAAAGTGGAGAATCCTCAAGGGTGGTTTGATAGGTCTGTGGAGATGACTCGTCTTGCTTCTGATGTTGCTGCTTCAGCAGCTGCAGTGGCTGCATCTACACCAAAAGGAGCCAGAGCAA GAAGAGTTCCCATGTCCATGGATGTGATTGAAGAGGGTCCGTGTAGCCATGGACCATCATCAGATGAATCAAGTGATGACAAAGAGAATGAAATTGTCAACCAAGTGGTTCATGAACAGAGGCTAAAGAACATGAAGGGAACTAGACCAGCTCCTCTTGAAATACTTAGTCATGTGAAAATGAACAACACTCAAGAGACTCCTCGTTCAACCATTAAGGGCTTACTCAACCCTCCGCAGACTGAGCTGAATTTTACAAGGAAAAATTTGAGGAAAGTTGAAGATCAACTTAGGCGAGcttttgttgaattttatcaaAAGCTTAGGCTTCTAAAGAACTATAG CTTCTTGAATATTCTGGCATTTTCAAAGATCATGAAGAAATATGATAAG ATCACTTCAAGGAATGCATCAAAATCTTACATGAAAATGGTGGATAACTCCTCCCTTGGCAACTCTGATGAG ATTACCAAACTTATGGAAAGGGTTGAAACTACATTCATCAAACATTTCTCTAATTCTAACCGCACCAAAGGCATGAAAATCTTAAGACCCAAGGCAATGAGGGAAAGACATTGGACAACATTTTCCACTG GTTTTTTTGCTGGCTGCACAGTAGCTCTGATTTTAGCCCTTATTTTAATTGTCCGTGCCCGCAAATTTATGGGTAAGCCAGAGGCAACACAGTACATGAACACCATGTTTCCTCTTTACAG CTTGTTTGGCTTTATAGTTCTGCACTTGATTATGTTTTCTGCCAATATATTCTTCTGGAGGCTATACCGGGTCAATTATCCCTTCATATTTGGATTCAAGCAAGGAACCGAGTTGAGGTATCGAGAAGTTTTCCTCCTCAGTTTTGGTCTTGCAGTGTTAGCACTAGCCAGTGTGCTCTTAAACCTTGACATGGAGATggatccaaaaacaaaaaattatggaacATACTCCGAATTTCTGCCTCTGACCTTGGTTTTT CTTGTGTTCATCATATTATTCTGCCCATTAAACATCATTTATCGCTCAAATCGTTTCTTCTTCCTTACATGTCTCTTTCACTGTATCTGTGCTCCTTTGTACAAG GTGACACTCCCAGATTTCTTCTTGGCAGATCAGTTCACTAGCCAG GTGCAAGCCTTGAGAAGTTTTGAGTTCTACATTTGCTACTATGGTTGGGGCTACTTCCAGCATAGAGAAAACAGGTGTGAAGAAAGCGAAGTATACAATACTTTCCTTTTCATTGTTGCAGTAATACCATACTGGTCTCGAATCCTTCAG TGTCTCAGGCGCCTGTTTGAAGAGAAAGATCCTATGCAAGGATATAATGGCATTAAGTATTTTCTGACTATTGTGGCTATTATCTTGAGGACTGCTTATAGTCTTAACAAGGGAATGGGTTGGAAAACATTAGCCGAGATTTTCTCAGCCATTGCAGCAATTGTTGCTACATACTGGGACCTTGTTATAGATTGGGGGCTTCTTCAACGTCGATCTAAGAACCGCTGGTTAAGAGACAAGCTCTTAGTCCCTCACAAAAGTGTATATTTTGGAGCAATg GTGTTGAATGTGTTGCTGAGGTTTGCATGGATGCAGACTGTATTGGGTTTCCAAGTGtctttcttaaataaaaattccttaaTAGCCATTGTAGCTAGCCTAGAGATCATTCGCCGTGGCATATGGAATTTCTTCAG